A genomic segment from Clarias gariepinus isolate MV-2021 ecotype Netherlands chromosome 11, CGAR_prim_01v2, whole genome shotgun sequence encodes:
- the trarg1a gene encoding trafficking regulator of GLUT4 1 translates to MAINTDTEFEKSGLAESSRAQQQETEKLLCDGGAGNGLPMSTSGILTLDVEKGPEGEQNGHGGPQRSGSVVQLASAPLSSSRPSLSRTSSTGNAVQEQPKPKDYLLLVILSCFCPVWPVSIVALVYSVMSRNSLQQGDLDGARRLGRLARLLSIVAIVLGLVAIIVYVVVSVS, encoded by the exons ATGGCGATAAACACCGACACTGAGTTTGAGAAGTCGGGTCTGGCGGAGAGCAGCAGGGCGCAGCAGCAGGAGACCGAGAAGCTCCTGTGTGACGGCGGGGCGGGAAACGGGCTCCCCATGTCCACCTCCGGCATCCTCACTCTGGACGTAGAGAAAGGACCCGAGGGGGAGCAGAACGGCCACGGGGGGCCACAGAGATCCGGCTCAGTGGTGCAGCTCGCCTCGGCACCCCTGTCCTCCTCCAGACCAAGTCTGAGCCGCACCTCATCCACAGGCAACGCGGTGCAGGAGCAGCCCAAGCCCAAAGACTACCTGCTGCTGGTCATCCTGTCCTGCTTCTGCCCCGTCTGGCCCGTCAGCATCGTAGCGCTCGTCTATTCCGTCATG TCTAGAAACAGCCTACAGCAGGGGGATCTCGATGGGGCAAGACGTCTGGGTCGCCTCGCACGCCTGCTCAGCATCGTGGCTATCGTCCTGGGCCTGGTCGCCATTATCGTCTACGTTGTGGTGTCAG TGAGCTAA
- the aipl1 gene encoding aryl-hydrocarbon-interacting protein-like 1 isoform X2, whose product MVTFHFRTMLCNDDRTVLDDSKKVGVPMEVVFGNMFKLDVWEILLRSMRIGEVAEFWCDIIHTGLYPMVAKSLRRIAVGKDPVDWHIHTCGMANMFAFHTLGYDDLDELQKEPQPLIFVLELLKVQQPSEYHRESWAMNDDERLKAVPVLHGQGNKLYKQGRFEEATNKYKEAILCIKNVQSKEKAWEAPWLKLEKMANTLTLNYCQCLLRMQEFYEVIEHTSDIINQHPGVMKAFYLRGKAHMEVWNQAEAEADFQRVLDLDPGMKKSVKKELAVLNMRMEEKREEDRQKYKGMFTATGTGGTIKEQAKEQGNAQQSTTEQETSKLAQEMTLKETQERSNPGYKTLNQDPSEEDALEASNAEEKTLEQQTPEEETLELETSAQNISEKDNPEKNTITHNALVHRNIEEETAEKTTLVLESPGQETLGNLASFETEILENETPKQEEQAAFEKVNSEDT is encoded by the exons ATG GTGACTTTCCATTTCCGTACCATGCTGTGCAATGACGATCGCACAGTGTTGGATGACAGTAAGAAGGTTGGGGTGCCCATGGAGGTGGTGTTTGGAAACATGTTCAAGCTGGATGTATGGGAGATTCTGCTCAGGTCCATGCGCATAGGTGAAGTTGCCGAGTTCTGGTGCGACATAATT CACACTGGTCTCTACCCCATGGTGGCAAAAAGTCTCCGGCGCATCGCGGTGGGAAAGGATCCAGTGGACTGGCACATCCACACCTGTGGCATGGCTAACATGTTTGCGTTTCACACCCTGGGTTACGATGATTTGGATGAGCTCCAGAAAGAACCCCAGCCTCTCATCTTTGTGTTAGAACTTCTAAAG GTTCAGCAGCCGAGTGAGTATCACAGGGAGTCGTGGGCCATGAATGATGACGAGAGACTGAAGGCTGTTCCTGTGCTCCATGGCCAAGGGAACAAACTCTACAAACAAGGTCGCTTTGAGGAGGCAACGAACAAATACAAGGAGGCAATTCTTTGCATCAAGAATGTTCAGTCAAAG GAGAAGGCTTGGGAGGCCCCATGGCTAAAGCTTGAGAAGATGGcaaacactctcacactcaacTACTGCCAGTGTTTGCTGCGCATGCAGGAGTTTTATGAAGTCATTGAGCACACTAGTGACATCATCAATCAGCATCCTG GGGTGATGAAAGCTTTCTACCTAAGAGGAAAAGCACACATGGAGGTATGGAACCAGGCAGAGGCCGAGGCTGACTTTCAGAGGGTGCTGGATCTAGACCCAGGTATGAAGAAGTCAGTGAAGAAGGAGCTTGCTGTTCTCAATATGCGCAtggaggagaagagagaggagGACAGACAAAAATATAAGGGCATGTTCACAGCCACAGGAACAGGGGGAACAATTAAAGAACAAGCAAAGGAACAGGGGAATGCACAACAATCCACTACTGAGCAAGAAACTTCCAAGCTAGCCCAAGAAATGACATTAAAGGAAACTCAAGAGAGATCCAATCCAGGGTATAAAACTCTGAACCAGGATCCTTCTGAAGAGGACGCTCTAGAGGCAAGCAATGCAGAGGAGAAAACATTGGAGCAACAAACTCCAGAGGAGGAGACTTTGGAGCTAGAAACATCAGCGCAGAACATTTCAGAGAAAGACAATCCAGAGAAAAATACAATAACACACAATGCTTTAGTGCATCGAAATATAGAGGAAGAAACTGCAGAGAAGACCACTCTAGTGTTGGAATCACCAGGGCAGGAAACTTTAGGTAACCTAGCAAGTTTTGAGACAGAAATTTTAGAGAATGAAACACCAAAGCAGGAAGAGCAAGCTGCTTTTGAAAAAGTGAACTCTGAAGACACTTAA
- the aipl1 gene encoding aryl-hydrocarbon-interacting protein-like 1 isoform X1, which yields MVDSLLLGMEGVRKTILHGGTSEIPKFITGSKVTFHFRTMLCNDDRTVLDDSKKVGVPMEVVFGNMFKLDVWEILLRSMRIGEVAEFWCDIIHTGLYPMVAKSLRRIAVGKDPVDWHIHTCGMANMFAFHTLGYDDLDELQKEPQPLIFVLELLKVQQPSEYHRESWAMNDDERLKAVPVLHGQGNKLYKQGRFEEATNKYKEAILCIKNVQSKEKAWEAPWLKLEKMANTLTLNYCQCLLRMQEFYEVIEHTSDIINQHPGVMKAFYLRGKAHMEVWNQAEAEADFQRVLDLDPGMKKSVKKELAVLNMRMEEKREEDRQKYKGMFTATGTGGTIKEQAKEQGNAQQSTTEQETSKLAQEMTLKETQERSNPGYKTLNQDPSEEDALEASNAEEKTLEQQTPEEETLELETSAQNISEKDNPEKNTITHNALVHRNIEEETAEKTTLVLESPGQETLGNLASFETEILENETPKQEEQAAFEKVNSEDT from the exons ATGGTGGATAGTTTACTGCTTGGTATGGAGGGAGTCAGAAAAACTATCTTGCACGGAGGAACCAGTGAGATTCCCAAATTCATCACAGGATCCAAG GTGACTTTCCATTTCCGTACCATGCTGTGCAATGACGATCGCACAGTGTTGGATGACAGTAAGAAGGTTGGGGTGCCCATGGAGGTGGTGTTTGGAAACATGTTCAAGCTGGATGTATGGGAGATTCTGCTCAGGTCCATGCGCATAGGTGAAGTTGCCGAGTTCTGGTGCGACATAATT CACACTGGTCTCTACCCCATGGTGGCAAAAAGTCTCCGGCGCATCGCGGTGGGAAAGGATCCAGTGGACTGGCACATCCACACCTGTGGCATGGCTAACATGTTTGCGTTTCACACCCTGGGTTACGATGATTTGGATGAGCTCCAGAAAGAACCCCAGCCTCTCATCTTTGTGTTAGAACTTCTAAAG GTTCAGCAGCCGAGTGAGTATCACAGGGAGTCGTGGGCCATGAATGATGACGAGAGACTGAAGGCTGTTCCTGTGCTCCATGGCCAAGGGAACAAACTCTACAAACAAGGTCGCTTTGAGGAGGCAACGAACAAATACAAGGAGGCAATTCTTTGCATCAAGAATGTTCAGTCAAAG GAGAAGGCTTGGGAGGCCCCATGGCTAAAGCTTGAGAAGATGGcaaacactctcacactcaacTACTGCCAGTGTTTGCTGCGCATGCAGGAGTTTTATGAAGTCATTGAGCACACTAGTGACATCATCAATCAGCATCCTG GGGTGATGAAAGCTTTCTACCTAAGAGGAAAAGCACACATGGAGGTATGGAACCAGGCAGAGGCCGAGGCTGACTTTCAGAGGGTGCTGGATCTAGACCCAGGTATGAAGAAGTCAGTGAAGAAGGAGCTTGCTGTTCTCAATATGCGCAtggaggagaagagagaggagGACAGACAAAAATATAAGGGCATGTTCACAGCCACAGGAACAGGGGGAACAATTAAAGAACAAGCAAAGGAACAGGGGAATGCACAACAATCCACTACTGAGCAAGAAACTTCCAAGCTAGCCCAAGAAATGACATTAAAGGAAACTCAAGAGAGATCCAATCCAGGGTATAAAACTCTGAACCAGGATCCTTCTGAAGAGGACGCTCTAGAGGCAAGCAATGCAGAGGAGAAAACATTGGAGCAACAAACTCCAGAGGAGGAGACTTTGGAGCTAGAAACATCAGCGCAGAACATTTCAGAGAAAGACAATCCAGAGAAAAATACAATAACACACAATGCTTTAGTGCATCGAAATATAGAGGAAGAAACTGCAGAGAAGACCACTCTAGTGTTGGAATCACCAGGGCAGGAAACTTTAGGTAACCTAGCAAGTTTTGAGACAGAAATTTTAGAGAATGAAACACCAAAGCAGGAAGAGCAAGCTGCTTTTGAAAAAGTGAACTCTGAAGACACTTAA